GAAAGGTGTCATTATATTCCTAAAATAACATACCCATTTAAGCATATTTTGTATATCTAATGTACTACTGACATGCATATACAGATTTATAAACTATGAAAATCAACAAATGATATTTCAACAGTTTCTAAATTACGTATGCTATGAAATTCCTACCCCCTGCCccgtgaaaaaaaagaagaagagaaaagttaCAATCACCTAGGCCAGTTGGTGCATCATGAAACGAatacaatattttcttttatgcgTAATGAAACTAAGACAATATACGGCGACTATAATTCACCACGACTGCACAGCTAAGTCCTAAAGAAGCCATGCAGATGCTGGCTCCATTATTTTTATACACATCTAGTTTTTTAttgtcaaaaattttcaatacaACTGATTGGACCATGCCGATTCCAACTAAAAGATGGGCCACAAGTTTCCCAGGCAGATGACCTTCACatttaaaagtttaaaccaGCTACTGATGAGGAGATGATACTTTTGGTACATGCCAAATACACAGTGATGATTTTTTCCATACCTTGTTACAGGGCCTGCAATGGGAAATCGCATTAGCATTTGccccaaaaattaaagaaaagaagaccaCTCGGGTTTAGATATTTCATATGAAAACACACCTCCAACCCAACCCAGTTAAAATAAACCAACCCCATCCCAGTAGGGAAAACACAGGGAGGTTACCTACTTACCTATTTACACGTCTATTTTTTTAGGTTATGAAAAACAATTGAAAGCACAATAACAGCAGAATAGTGAAAATTACCCACCCCCAACCTGCTGCTAATTTGATCCATTAGCCCTGGCCCTAATCAATTAAATCTCAAATCTGTCAGAACAGGGACAGAACAAGATTGACCCAAAGCTCTGCCATTCTTAGCCTTACTTGGTCTTGCATAGGTATGCAAATGTTTGGCATTAGCATTTTTCCAACCAATGAAAGATCCACTCTGAAGATTGTATGGATCAACATAATTCTGTGTCATCCGCTAGTAACATTACAAAAAGGAATGATTGTAGTTTTGAAAATCGTGAGAGGACAGTGGAggatttaaatgcttttttctttaatactcTATACCAATAGGcatagggctggcaattttttacactatttacaaacctgacacgaaattagcgagtTAGAATTGAGGGGTCTGACCCAtgtaattaaatgagtcaggttagggttgacctatatagttttataacaATGCCTCGACACGACCCGAACCTGACACGCGACATTTAGAATTGACAATTTCTGACGCGACCTGCGAacttaacacaaaattagcaaGTTAGGGTTGAAGagtctgactcgtttaattaaatatgtcaaGTTAGAGTTGATTTATATAGTATTATATTCATGCCTCGATACGACCCAAGCCCTACACGAATTGCCACCCCAAATCTGGGTGGCTACCTATGATTACTTTCATTTGTCTGGTTTTCACAATGTTTTCGTTAGGTATTTTTCtagtatacttcctgtataatTAGGTTGCGGCCTTGagctttttaatgaaatttattacttatcataAAAACATTACACTTTGTAAAGTATGTCCTGCCCTCAAGAGAACTCGAAAGCAATCTTTACAACCATCTCCTAACGTGCCTTCATTATGAATGTTTATCAGCTACAGTTCCTCCATGTTTTGGATCTTAGTGACACAACCCTACCTCCATGGTATATGGTCCGTGTGGcacaaatatgcattttttacaCGGACCAGCAATTGCCATGTCAAAAGGTATGGAACATGCAATTCTAGTACATAATTCTCCATTTCACAATTCTCAGAATAAAATTGAGATCTCCAAGATTATCTTCATACAAGTTAAGTCACCAACGATTTCTTTCTGCAGGCCCTTTTAactaatttgaatttttattgatCTTGACCCAAAATTTTACCCCACTTGGGTATTGCTTCCTCCAAAGAATTCAAAGTTCTGCAAATCTTCAGAAAGATCTTATATAACTCGAATTGTAATCCTTTCATGCCATTACTATATTAAGAATTTACACATGGATACTTTTTATCAACCAGATCTTATAATACCAAAAATACTCAACAAAGGATTAAATAAACTTGCTCATTAAGCTCAACTTTTCCCTATCCTATGTGGCCTTTGCTCCAAAACTTCTGATTTTGATAACGTTAACACTAGAATCATATGGTAACGACATAAAATAGAAGAGGCAAACATGACAAATAGACAATCAGGCAAGTCAGAAACAAAAGTAAACCAAGCAATGCAACCAACAGACGAAAAGCAAGTAATGACCCTGTATATAATAAACGAAAGAACCCATCTTTCATTGTTCCATCTCAACTAAATACAAGTAGATTAGGGCGGGGAAGACAGCTGACGGCCATTCCAATGTTCCAAGGACCCTTTCACCAAAACATAcaccagaaaataaaaataaagcaccTCTAAAATAAGCAAAGGGAAAATACAGCAAcccacttatcaaaaaaaaaagaacctagGATCTTCTGAGCCATGAGAGAAAACATGAACCACACTTGTTTAATACAAATCAGTAgctagaaaaaatattaatgaattaaattaaataaacaaatactaTTCCCATTATACCAAAACCATAAGGAAACTCGCCTCAGATCAGTCCAAAATTATTATGCCTGAGCtgataataaaacatttttgGGTCATCTCTGTCTAAGAGAGCAAATCATAACAAGTTGAGTATAGTTGTCCAATCTCCCACACTTGACAACTCCTTAAAGCACATCTCCATCCTGACAAGCTAATCTCATTAATATAATTTAAGATCATCTTTTCAGACCTCCAGAAGTAGATCACACTCTCAAGAGTAACTGAAGCACGACTCTAGGACCAAATCCCCAACCTATAAAAGACATTAAACTGAAACAATCCCTCCTCAATAATCTGAGAACAACTAACCGAAGAGATAGATTCTAATAAATTCTAAGAAAAACAACAATCATGCAAATACATGGAGAAACTGAACATTGCCGCTGAAAACAACTTCAACATGCAGTAATCAAGCACTTCATAGCTTCATGGCCCGAAAGCTCACCACTAACTCTCGAATCAAGCCGAGGCCCTCACTGACTCCCTGTCACGGTGTGTTTAAAACCTCAAAGTTGAAAAACGCAACTAAAACCAAGACCTTTCACGCAATTGATGAAAGGCAATGCCATCTTAACAATtgacttgaattttttttttttttaagtacagtGACAGCTCACAGTGAACCTGTTTCATAATAAACAATGAACACCTTTTCATTCAAAACTAGCAAAAgcatataaaagagaaaagaaaaatctgctTTCACAGTCTAAAATATCAACAACTATCTCATTGCAAATATCACTTTTTGAGCAATTAAAATGTCCGCCTAAATATTTAATTGCACAATCCCCTCACACGCCTAACATCTTCAACAAACATAATATCATGCATAGAATCCTTAATAaatctatatgtatatatccaCAGAAATCCGAAATCTGtgaatcaaaacaaaaagaaattgcagAAAGATGAGGAGTTTCCCTCACCATTGGATCTGGAACGCTTGCCATGCTTGATCCTCTCGAGCTGAACCTGCGTGTCCATGAACATATTCATCCTCTGCACCTCCAAATCCTTGGCGAACTGCATCCTCTGCTTCTCCAATTCCACCATCTGCCTCAGCTTATCCCTCTCCACCCTCTCGTAAACCTCTCCGAACCTCTCTATCGCCCTCGCCAACCTCCTCATCCCCTCTCTCTCCTCCACCTCCGACgtctctctctcctcctccggctcctcttcctcatcctcctcctcctcctcctcctcctccacgtCATCCGCGTCCTCCGCCGCGGCCGCAGCTGCCGCCATCGCCGAGTAGTTCCTCCTGAAGTACCCCTCGTCGGTCGCCGGAGATGGCCTCTTCTGCTGCAGCACAACGGCCGTGTAATTGAGCGAAGGCGGCGGTTTCTTGGGGTAAAGAGGAACAGCGACCGGAGGCGACGGCGACAAGGAGCGGGAAGGCTGCGTCGGAGGCGGTGGTTTTTTGGCGGACACACTGGATCCGATGAGAGCGTCGAGGCGCTCGAAGAAAGGCCACGAGGAGGTTAGCGTTCCGTCGGATGACGAAACCCTAGCCTTCTCGATTTTGTACTTCTTCTTAATGGTGTCGATACGGTTCTTACACTGCACGTCGGTCCGGTGCGTTTTCTTGGTGTGGCCGTGGAGGGCGTTGACGGCGTCCGCCACATCCTGCCAGTCCTTCTGACGGAGGTTCCCACGGTTCAGCTCCATATAACGGCGTCCCCAAGCGTCGACCAGCGTGGAAGTGGCGTCCTCGCTCCAGCAGTCCTCGCGAACGGGTAAAGGCCGCGATTGCGAGGCGGCCGGGGCCGGTGACGGCGTCAGGGTCTCCGTTAAGTCGCCCATCGCGAGCTCTTTTtgtgtgtttgggtgttgatgTGGCGTGTGGATTTGGTGGTTAGGgttaaagagagaaaaaaaggggAGGGATGATGCGGTCGGTGAGAGCGGCGATGAAGTGCCGGGCGCATGAGCCGCAAGTGTAGGGGGGGTTGGGGTATACGGTACGGTCGAGCCGTTGAGGGGTCGCCGGGGGTGGGCGCGTGACGTGAGGGGGGGTCGAGCATTTGGGCTCGCGGCTTGGCTCGGCTCGGTCCGGTCGAGCTGGCAAGTACTACTACATACATTGCTTGGATCCTTTGTTTCACTTGTTCCACTTAAGTTGTCACTAGATGTGAAGTGTTGCTGTTGTGTATGTTGTTGGTTGGTTCACGTGGTGTGGTGCTCTCTTCCTTGTTCCCTTTGAATTCTTACAActgaatattttattcaaacaatatgaaTATTCTTGTGCCAATTATTTTAATCgatcaaatttaatttctttttgtttaatctataattttatttaatagtccgctatataaaataaattatccaACTCAAATAGTAGCACGGGGGGCATCTTCCCATTTCCAAATATTCCTTCTCAATTTGGGATTTAGATTTAGACATAAAAATGTATGAGGTTTTAACAAATTCGTGCGAGTTAGCGGTCCAGTGTCAGAATTTGTTGTTTGGACGCCGCAACGGTATGTGAAAACGGAGGCAGCGGATGCAACCCACGAGATCTCGACTTGCGCGTGTTCAAGGCAGGGTTGACCAGATCAACTTCTGACGGGCTTCTGCCTTCTGGTTGCAATTTTTGTGTGAATTTACCAAATAAACCACATACCTTTCCTGatgaaagagtttttttttttttttttttttttttttttgctacttTTGCCTTTAGGTGGCCAAACCGTCCAAGGACAAGCTAAATGAAAGTGGTTTTGATTACCCCATTTTAGCTTTGGAGGTAATGGAATCACTTTTTAAGGCCATAGGAGTGGTTAGGTCATTCTCAAAATTGGCTTTGACCATCTTCTTGACTGAAacgggggtggtcggccactcCATGTGACCAAAAGTCAccctcaaaataaaataaataaataaataaatatatggtaGTCACGTATTACAATTTTAATGGTGTTAAGTGTCGGTGACgtgaaaatttattaatttt
This DNA window, taken from Alnus glutinosa chromosome 5, dhAlnGlut1.1, whole genome shotgun sequence, encodes the following:
- the LOC133868542 gene encoding trihelix transcription factor ENAP1-like isoform X2; amino-acid sequence: MGDLTETLTPSPAPAASQSRPLPVREDCWSEDATSTLVDAWGRRYMELNRGNLRQKDWQDVADAVNALHGHTKKTHRTDVQCKNRIDTIKKKYKIEKARVSSSDGTLTSSWPFFERLDALIGSSVSAKKPPPPTQPSRSLSPSPPVAVPLYPKKPPPSLNYTAVVLQQKRPSPATDEGYFRRNYSAMAAAAAAAEDADDVEEEEEEEEDEEEEPEEERETSEVEEREGMRRLARAIERFGEVYERVERDKLRQMVELEKQRMQFAKDLEVQRMNMFMDTQVQLERIKHGKRSRSNDMYS
- the LOC133868542 gene encoding trihelix transcription factor ENAP1-like isoform X1, whose product is MGDLTETLTPSPAPAASQSRPLPVREDCWSEDATSTLVDAWGRRYMELNRGNLRQKDWQDVADAVNALHGHTKKTHRTDVQCKNRIDTIKKKYKIEKARVSSSDGTLTSSWPFFERLDALIGSSVSAKKPPPPTQPSRSLSPSPPVAVPLYPKKPPPSLNYTAVVLQQKRPSPATDEGYFRRNYSAMAAAAAAAEDADDVEEEEEEEEDEEEEPEEERETSEVEEREGMRRLARAIERFGEVYERVERDKLRQMVELEKQRMQFAKDLEVQRMNMFMDTQVQLERIKHGKRSRSNGPVTRYGKNHHCVFGMYQKYHLLISSWFKLLNVKVICLGNLWPIF
- the LOC133868542 gene encoding trihelix transcription factor ENAP1-like isoform X3; protein product: MGDLTETLTPSPAPAASQSRPLPVREDCWSEDATSTLVDAWGRRYMELNRGNLRQKDWQDVADAVNALHGHTKKTHRTDVQCKNRIDTIKKKYKIEKARVSSSDGTLTSSWPFFERLDALIGSSVSAKKPPPPTQPSRSLSPSPPVAVPLYPKKPPPSLNYTAVVLQQKRPSPATDEGYFRRNYSAMAAAAAAAEDADDVEEEEEEEEDEEEEPEEERETSEVEEREGMRRLARAIERFGEVYERVERDKLRQMVELEKQRMQFAKDLEVQRMNMFMDTQVQLERIKHGKRSRSNGSL